One window from the genome of Actinomycetes bacterium encodes:
- a CDS encoding recombination regulator RecX, with the protein MSYPDHSDQRPLSPVVESELSGDQRELLQSARDIALRRLSRSQQTRAQLEKALAGKEIPDEVAAAVLDRFEEVGLVDDQAYVAAFLESCRATPGRSRRWINHRLVSKGVDRELVQSGVAEISDEEELASAVALLRRKGQFDPSNRKEVNRRYALLARRGFTPNTISTALAEAQHEQDGAEESTDWDTVVSP; encoded by the coding sequence GTGAGTTATCCAGATCACTCCGATCAACGGCCGCTATCACCGGTCGTTGAGTCGGAGTTGTCTGGGGATCAACGCGAACTGCTGCAGTCGGCACGCGATATCGCGCTACGTCGGCTCAGTCGCTCGCAGCAAACCCGGGCCCAACTGGAGAAAGCGCTAGCGGGTAAGGAGATTCCCGACGAGGTCGCAGCCGCGGTGCTGGATCGGTTCGAAGAGGTCGGTCTGGTTGATGATCAGGCCTACGTCGCCGCTTTCTTAGAGTCGTGTCGGGCAACCCCTGGTCGCAGCCGCCGCTGGATCAATCACCGACTGGTCAGCAAAGGGGTAGACCGCGAACTGGTGCAGTCAGGAGTGGCTGAGATCAGTGACGAAGAGGAACTAGCCAGTGCAGTGGCGTTGCTGCGGCGCAAAGGCCAGTTCGATCCCTCGAACCGTAAAGAAGTGAATCGACGGTACGCTCTGTTGGCTCGCCGGGGTTTCACTCCCAACACCATCAGCACCGCATTGGCGGAGGCTCAGCATGAGCAGGACGGTGCTGAGGAGTCCACCGACTGGGACACAGTGGTGTCGCCGTGA
- a CDS encoding histidine phosphatase family protein, whose product MHLYLIRHGQSHVNLADLTADHRDAPLTDIGRQQATAVAKHVAERIKPTQLYASTVARAAETAAAVSAQAGLAATFDDRLREIGTAYPDGRPVPESELEPYVPDMWGTLRPYEPVTVGGESWMQFRSRVGSFVEELVPARSRFGDPELAERIADEKVAVVCHAGVIEAVFEYVFEKGPWSVVAIHTNHTGITHLQYHPMPNFPDWWLLAHNRTEHLQPDLVT is encoded by the coding sequence GTGCATCTTTACCTAATCCGCCATGGCCAAAGCCACGTGAACCTGGCGGATTTGACGGCTGATCACCGTGATGCGCCGTTGACCGACATCGGCCGACAGCAGGCAACGGCGGTGGCGAAACATGTCGCCGAGCGGATAAAGCCGACCCAGTTGTACGCCAGCACGGTGGCACGGGCAGCAGAGACCGCCGCCGCGGTGTCGGCGCAGGCGGGCCTAGCAGCGACGTTCGATGATCGGCTGCGCGAGATCGGTACCGCCTACCCCGATGGTCGGCCAGTGCCAGAATCGGAACTGGAGCCCTACGTTCCGGACATGTGGGGAACGCTTCGGCCCTACGAGCCAGTCACCGTGGGCGGCGAATCCTGGATGCAGTTCCGTTCCCGGGTCGGCTCGTTCGTAGAAGAACTCGTCCCGGCGCGCAGCCGGTTCGGTGACCCGGAACTCGCTGAGCGCATCGCCGACGAGAAAGTAGCGGTGGTCTGCCACGCCGGTGTCATCGAAGCAGTGTTTGAGTACGTGTTTGAGAAGGGTCCGTGGAGTGTGGTGGCGATTCACACGAATCACACCGGCATCACCCATCTGCAATACCACCCGATGCCGAACTTCCCCGACTGGTGGCTGTTGGCTCACAACCGGACTGAGCACCTGCAGCCGGACCTGGTCACATGA
- a CDS encoding aminoglycoside phosphotransferase family protein, whose translation MPSPFAAQCVATLQQLGVPVDDVIDTGAQNCVVLTNEGATVHRFPRFDPERLPEVIARYERISELGLPTAEMVAVTHGEPGVAHLVLRRETGTPWREAIAQIDTVGRQRAAQQIAELLQQCRTVTVTDWPFANLSWLRMWSGLQTQLANPPRQAEVSAVDHQHVADALATAEQAPMGLIHGDLAWGNILLSDVGDITAVLDWDFAVIADPAIDVAAVLYDVPPDMTAAFAEVHTHVDADLKRFDRYLATWDLQHRLWQHEAPSDLRPPHSVETAH comes from the coding sequence ATGCCGTCGCCATTTGCTGCCCAATGTGTAGCCACGTTGCAGCAACTAGGAGTGCCTGTCGACGATGTCATCGATACCGGAGCGCAAAACTGTGTGGTGTTGACCAACGAGGGCGCTACCGTCCACCGGTTTCCTCGCTTCGACCCAGAACGACTCCCCGAGGTGATCGCGCGGTATGAGCGGATCTCCGAGCTCGGGCTGCCGACCGCTGAGATGGTGGCAGTGACGCACGGCGAACCCGGTGTCGCGCATCTGGTGCTGCGGCGGGAAACCGGCACCCCGTGGCGGGAAGCAATCGCGCAAATTGACACTGTCGGCCGACAACGAGCGGCGCAACAAATAGCGGAACTACTGCAACAGTGCCGAACTGTGACCGTGACTGATTGGCCGTTTGCGAATCTGTCGTGGCTGCGGATGTGGTCGGGCTTACAGACCCAGTTGGCGAACCCCCCTCGGCAGGCAGAAGTGTCTGCGGTGGACCACCAACATGTCGCCGATGCGCTAGCTACCGCCGAGCAGGCCCCCATGGGCTTGATCCACGGTGACCTGGCCTGGGGCAACATCCTGCTGTCTGATGTCGGTGACATCACCGCCGTGTTGGATTGGGACTTCGCTGTGATTGCCGATCCCGCCATTGATGTGGCCGCGGTGCTGTATGACGTTCCCCCAGATATGACCGCGGCGTTTGCCGAGGTTCATACGCATGTAGACGCTGACCTCAAACGATTCGATCGCTACCTGGCCACCTGGGATCTCCAGCACCGGCTTTGGCAGCACGAGGCGCCGAGTGATCTCAGGCCACCCCACTCGGTCGAAACTGCACACTGA
- the recA gene encoding recombinase RecA produces the protein MAANDREKALDSALAQIERQFGSGSIMRLGEESRAPIEVIPTGAIALDVALGIGGLPRGRIVEVYGPEASGKTTVALHALASVQRQGGIAAFIDAEHALDPQYAERLGVDLDSLYVSQPDTGEQALEIADTLVRSGAIDLIVVDSVAALTPRAEIEGEMGDSHVGLQARLMSQALRKMTGALSASNTTAIFINQLREKIGVMFGSPETTTGGKALKFYSSVRLDVRRIETLKVGSEPVGNRVRVKVAKNKVAPPFKQAEFDILYGEGISREGSLLDLGVDNALVRKSGAWYTYEGDQLGQGKENARTFLLDNPDLADEIEKRIKETMGIGPKVDEPVAEPAPEAKAAPAKRKSRSTAAAPPSPIDL, from the coding sequence ATGGCCGCCAACGACCGCGAGAAAGCGCTAGATAGCGCGTTAGCCCAGATCGAACGACAGTTTGGCAGTGGCTCGATCATGCGACTCGGGGAGGAATCTCGAGCGCCGATCGAGGTGATTCCCACCGGAGCGATTGCCCTCGATGTGGCATTGGGTATTGGTGGTTTACCGCGGGGGCGGATCGTGGAGGTCTATGGTCCAGAGGCCAGTGGTAAGACCACCGTGGCGCTGCATGCCCTTGCAAGTGTGCAACGGCAGGGCGGTATCGCGGCGTTCATTGACGCCGAGCACGCACTCGATCCGCAATACGCCGAGCGGCTCGGCGTGGATTTGGACAGCCTCTACGTCTCACAGCCGGACACCGGTGAGCAGGCGCTAGAGATTGCCGACACTTTGGTGCGTTCAGGAGCAATCGATCTCATCGTGGTCGACTCAGTGGCCGCACTAACTCCGCGTGCGGAGATCGAGGGCGAAATGGGAGATAGCCATGTCGGTTTGCAGGCGCGACTGATGAGCCAGGCGCTGCGCAAGATGACGGGTGCGCTCAGCGCGTCGAACACCACAGCTATCTTCATCAACCAGTTGCGCGAGAAGATCGGTGTGATGTTCGGTTCTCCGGAAACAACCACCGGTGGTAAAGCGTTGAAGTTCTATTCGTCAGTGCGGCTAGATGTGCGTCGGATCGAAACACTCAAGGTCGGTAGTGAGCCAGTGGGTAACCGGGTTCGCGTGAAGGTCGCTAAGAACAAAGTCGCCCCGCCGTTTAAGCAAGCCGAGTTCGACATCTTGTACGGCGAAGGTATCTCGCGCGAAGGTAGCTTGTTAGATCTGGGCGTGGACAACGCCCTCGTTCGCAAATCCGGTGCCTGGTACACCTACGAAGGTGATCAGCTGGGTCAGGGTAAAGAGAATGCCCGAACCTTCCTCCTTGACAACCCCGATCTTGCTGACGAAATCGAAAAGCGGATCAAGGAAACGATGGGGATCGGTCCGAAAGTTGATGAGCCGGTCGCAGAGCCGGCACCGGAAGCCAAGGCGGCACCAGCAAAGCGTAAGAGTCGTTCAACAGCTGCCGCTCCGCCATCACCGATTGACCTGTGA
- a CDS encoding DEAD/DEAH box helicase, translating into MNDSSPLSGFGGTTRQWFAESFAAPTTAQAQAWSAIGSGDHTLVVAPTGSGKTLAAFLWAIDQLNRRDDTDAAAGTSVLYISPLKALAADIERNLRAPLAGLQRIDPNAAEITVGVRTGDTPSNERRRMQNHPPDILITTPESLFLLLTSAARTTLANVQTVIVDEIHALAGNKRGSHLALSLERLEQLGCQPQRVGLSATVRPVEEVANFLGGDRPVTIVAAPHDRRLELQVEVPVADLANPPPVETEDGDTTGAPSIWPHVEEAVTDQIAAHQSTLVFTNSRRLAERLTTRLNEIWTQRLPEEPVLARAHHGSVSKQRRTVIEDELKAGALRSVVATSSLELGIDMGAVDLVVQVQSPPGVAAGLQRVGRAGHQVGAVSRAVFYPTHRGDLLAAAVTAAEMTAGELEPTQVPRHPLDVLAQQIVAAVAMDEWDVDELYATVRRAWPYRQLPSSAYEAVLDMLAGRYPSEQFASLKPRLIWDRSNNRLAGRPGAQRLAVTSGGTIPDRGHFGVFLIGDDGNSRVGELDEEMVYESRVGDVFALGSSSWRIEDITPDRVLVSPAPGQPAKLPFWHGDNVGRSAQLGQAIGQFLDNWPDTRAEPPPALAAAAANNLADYLDEQLSATGTLPGAQRVVVEQFRDELGDRRVVVHSPYGARVHAPWALILADQLQQRYSVDAQVMPADDGIVLRLPDDGSLDSLPELADLLAVTPESVQEQLTALVAGSALFAARFRECAARSLLFPRRDPTRRAPLWQQRQRSAQLLSVAAEYDSFPVVLETYRECLQDVYDLPALTALLERIRDEQVEIVEVTTTSPSPFARSLLFNYVASFLYEGDSPLAERKSAALALDEGMLTELLGTADLRELLAPDALRLVASRLQHLGDRAARTAEQSWDVLRRIGPLREDELADRGISLQFREELARARRIFGFRLAGTSWWAVTDDAGRLRDGLGIALPPGLPEAVLATVPAAHTDLLLRYARCHGPFTTSEAGERYGLTEGTVTQVIAELVARGDLLSGEFRPGDTGSEWCHPDVLRNIRRVSAAMYRDEIEPADPEQLAIFLPAWQQVVPHGGRPRRRGTDGLLDAIEQLAGVPLPASQLDAPILSSRVADYQPAMLDELTLSGEISWWGAAALPKDGWICLAPSDQVNALLPEPQMPDHPIDVELLALLESGGAWFTHDLHDRLPHFEGIPRADVEAALWRLVWSGRVTNDTISIVRRRAQPTPRRTTSRRGRRARIARPQPSGRWSALAPGVEPDPTHAITQAEVLLERYGLVSRSTVSAERRSYAPIYRALSALEDRGRCRRGYVVAGLGGSQFALPQAVDQLRAAEPQHRVHVLAAGDPANPYGAALPWPDHPGAARPGRKAGALVVLMDGALLAYVERGGGSVLTFSDESPQLQSAAAALVSAVTESSLSPLAIKRIDGGGLDHPWTAALVAAGAERTPNALRVRR; encoded by the coding sequence GTGAACGATTCCTCGCCACTGAGTGGTTTCGGCGGCACCACTCGCCAGTGGTTTGCCGAATCGTTCGCTGCACCGACCACCGCCCAGGCACAGGCGTGGTCCGCCATCGGGTCCGGGGATCACACCCTGGTCGTGGCCCCCACCGGGTCAGGCAAAACATTGGCGGCCTTCTTGTGGGCGATCGATCAGTTAAACCGCCGCGATGACACTGACGCAGCAGCCGGGACCTCGGTGCTCTACATATCGCCACTCAAAGCATTGGCCGCCGACATCGAACGGAATCTGCGCGCGCCACTGGCGGGTCTGCAGCGCATCGACCCCAACGCTGCCGAGATCACCGTCGGAGTGCGCACCGGGGACACACCCAGCAACGAACGACGACGGATGCAGAACCATCCGCCCGATATCTTGATCACCACCCCCGAGTCTTTATTCCTGCTGCTCACCTCGGCTGCACGCACCACGCTGGCGAACGTCCAAACCGTGATCGTGGATGAGATCCACGCGTTGGCCGGCAACAAGCGCGGCTCACATCTGGCTTTGAGCCTGGAACGACTCGAACAGTTAGGCTGCCAACCCCAGCGGGTCGGACTGTCGGCCACCGTCCGACCGGTGGAGGAGGTGGCGAACTTCCTGGGAGGTGATCGCCCAGTCACCATCGTGGCCGCTCCGCATGACCGTCGGTTGGAACTGCAGGTGGAAGTACCGGTAGCCGATCTAGCGAACCCACCACCGGTCGAGACCGAAGACGGTGACACTACTGGCGCACCGTCTATCTGGCCGCATGTCGAAGAGGCAGTGACCGATCAAATCGCTGCCCATCAATCCACCTTGGTCTTCACCAACTCCCGGCGACTAGCTGAACGACTCACCACCCGGTTGAACGAGATCTGGACGCAGCGCCTGCCGGAGGAGCCGGTGTTGGCGCGTGCCCATCATGGCTCGGTTAGTAAGCAACGCCGCACAGTTATTGAGGACGAACTCAAAGCCGGAGCGTTGCGCTCCGTTGTGGCTACCAGCAGTTTGGAACTGGGCATCGACATGGGCGCGGTAGACCTAGTGGTGCAGGTGCAATCCCCGCCGGGGGTGGCAGCCGGCCTGCAGCGCGTTGGTCGCGCCGGACACCAGGTGGGAGCGGTGTCGCGGGCCGTGTTCTATCCCACGCACCGCGGTGATCTGTTGGCGGCGGCGGTCACAGCAGCCGAGATGACCGCCGGCGAACTGGAACCAACTCAGGTTCCGCGCCATCCCCTGGATGTGCTCGCGCAACAGATCGTGGCTGCCGTGGCGATGGACGAATGGGATGTCGACGAGTTATACGCCACCGTGCGACGAGCCTGGCCCTACCGGCAACTTCCCAGCAGCGCCTATGAAGCCGTGCTGGATATGTTGGCTGGTCGGTATCCCTCTGAACAGTTTGCCTCGTTGAAACCGCGACTGATCTGGGACCGCAGCAACAACCGGCTGGCCGGTCGGCCAGGTGCCCAGCGACTGGCCGTGACCAGCGGCGGCACCATCCCCGATCGGGGTCATTTTGGCGTGTTTCTTATCGGCGATGACGGCAATAGCCGAGTCGGCGAACTCGATGAGGAGATGGTGTACGAGTCGCGCGTCGGTGACGTCTTCGCATTGGGGTCGTCATCCTGGCGAATCGAAGACATCACCCCCGACCGGGTACTGGTCTCCCCCGCCCCGGGCCAACCCGCGAAGCTCCCGTTTTGGCATGGCGACAACGTCGGCCGCTCCGCCCAATTGGGCCAGGCGATTGGGCAGTTCCTGGATAACTGGCCGGACACCCGAGCAGAACCACCACCGGCGTTGGCTGCGGCGGCAGCGAACAACCTGGCGGACTATCTCGACGAGCAACTGTCTGCCACCGGAACGCTACCTGGTGCCCAACGGGTGGTTGTGGAACAGTTTCGCGATGAGTTGGGTGATCGGCGAGTCGTTGTTCATTCGCCCTACGGTGCCCGGGTGCACGCGCCGTGGGCACTGATCCTGGCTGACCAACTTCAGCAACGCTACAGCGTGGACGCCCAGGTCATGCCCGCGGACGACGGCATCGTGCTGCGACTACCTGACGACGGTTCGCTGGATTCGCTGCCGGAGTTGGCGGATCTCCTGGCCGTGACGCCGGAGTCGGTGCAGGAGCAACTCACGGCATTGGTGGCAGGTTCGGCGTTGTTCGCGGCCCGCTTCCGGGAATGCGCCGCCAGGTCATTGCTTTTCCCACGACGCGACCCCACCCGCCGCGCGCCGCTATGGCAGCAACGGCAACGATCCGCACAGTTGTTGTCGGTAGCAGCCGAATATGATTCGTTCCCGGTGGTACTGGAGACCTACCGGGAGTGCCTGCAAGACGTCTACGACCTACCGGCGCTCACCGCACTGCTGGAGCGAATCCGCGACGAGCAAGTGGAGATTGTGGAAGTCACCACCACTTCGCCGTCCCCGTTCGCCCGGTCACTGCTGTTCAACTACGTGGCGTCCTTTTTGTACGAGGGCGATTCACCGTTAGCGGAACGAAAGTCAGCTGCACTGGCACTCGATGAAGGAATGCTGACGGAACTGCTCGGCACCGCGGACTTGCGGGAGTTGTTGGCACCGGACGCGCTGCGGCTGGTGGCGAGCAGACTGCAGCACCTCGGCGATCGTGCTGCCCGCACCGCGGAACAGTCCTGGGATGTGCTGCGCCGCATTGGGCCGCTACGCGAAGACGAACTCGCCGATCGTGGCATCAGCCTCCAATTCCGTGAGGAGCTGGCACGTGCCCGCCGGATCTTTGGGTTCCGACTGGCGGGCACCTCATGGTGGGCGGTCACCGATGATGCGGGTCGGCTGCGCGATGGTCTCGGCATCGCCCTGCCACCGGGCCTGCCGGAAGCTGTCTTGGCCACGGTTCCTGCGGCTCATACAGATCTACTGCTGCGCTATGCCCGCTGTCACGGACCCTTCACCACCAGCGAGGCTGGCGAACGCTACGGCCTCACCGAGGGCACAGTGACGCAAGTCATTGCCGAATTGGTCGCTCGCGGGGACCTGCTCTCGGGTGAGTTTCGACCTGGCGACACTGGATCGGAGTGGTGCCATCCCGATGTGCTGCGCAATATCCGGCGAGTGTCCGCGGCCATGTACCGCGACGAAATCGAACCGGCCGACCCAGAACAGTTGGCCATCTTCCTCCCGGCATGGCAGCAGGTAGTGCCACACGGCGGCCGACCACGACGGCGTGGAACCGACGGGCTGCTGGACGCTATTGAGCAACTGGCAGGGGTACCGCTCCCGGCGTCACAGCTGGACGCACCGATTCTGAGTAGTCGAGTAGCTGACTATCAGCCAGCCATGTTGGACGAACTCACTTTGTCCGGTGAGATCAGCTGGTGGGGTGCGGCCGCACTACCCAAGGACGGCTGGATCTGCCTGGCGCCCAGCGATCAAGTCAATGCGCTGCTGCCAGAACCACAGATGCCCGATCATCCGATCGACGTGGAATTGTTAGCGCTGCTGGAGTCAGGTGGGGCCTGGTTCACCCACGATCTGCACGATCGACTCCCGCATTTTGAGGGCATTCCGCGTGCGGATGTGGAAGCGGCATTGTGGCGGCTGGTCTGGTCGGGCCGCGTCACCAACGACACCATTTCGATCGTGCGCCGTCGCGCGCAACCCACCCCACGACGAACAACATCGCGTCGAGGTCGCCGCGCCCGGATCGCGCGGCCACAACCCTCTGGACGCTGGAGCGCTCTCGCACCCGGGGTCGAACCAGATCCCACTCACGCCATCACTCAGGCCGAAGTACTGCTGGAGCGGTACGGCTTAGTGTCGCGCAGCACGGTATCGGCGGAACGGCGCAGTTACGCTCCGATCTACCGGGCGTTGTCTGCCCTAGAGGATCGCGGCCGTTGCCGTCGGGGCTATGTTGTGGCCGGTCTGGGTGGCTCGCAGTTTGCGCTGCCGCAGGCAGTTGACCAGCTCCGAGCGGCCGAACCGCAACATCGAGTGCACGTGTTGGCAGCTGGCGATCCGGCCAACCCTTACGGCGCGGCGTTGCCGTGGCCAGATCACCCGGGCGCAGCCCGACCGGGCCGCAAGGCAGGTGCGCTGGTGGTGCTGATGGACGGCGCATTACTGGCCTACGTGGAACGAGGTGGCGGCAGTGTGCTCACCTTCAGCGACGAATCACCACAGTTGCAGTCTGCTGCCGCGGCACTGGTGTCTGCGGTCACCGAGTCGTCGCTGTCACCGCTGGCGATCAAGAGGATTGATGGTGGCGGTTTAGATCATCCTTGGACGGCTGCTTTGGTGGCAGCCGGGGCAGAACGAACGCCTAACGCACTTCGGGTGAGGCGCTGA
- a CDS encoding cation diffusion facilitator family transporter, translating into MSNQNNNTIPDLSKYGFLSLAVGLVVLTMKLAAWLVTGSVGLLSDALESLVNIAAAIVAIIALRAASRPPDRRHQFGHGKAEYFSALVEGGMICVAATLIIFSAAERLRDPQPLEEIGLGIFIAIGASVLNAIVAVILLRVGRKQNSMALQADAHHLFTDLWTTGGVVIGVLAVGFTGWNVLDPLIAIAVAINIIIVGARLLRSSTSSLMDQALPSKDVAQITGIISNFTGDQVSVHGLQTRRAGRQAFISMHVLVPGDWDVMTGHDVCHLLEETIQNAIPGAEVTTHLEPLEDPRAWNDTHEGQHPIE; encoded by the coding sequence ATGAGCAACCAGAACAACAACACCATTCCTGACCTGTCCAAGTACGGTTTCCTATCGCTAGCGGTCGGCCTCGTCGTCCTCACGATGAAGCTGGCGGCCTGGCTGGTCACCGGATCGGTCGGGTTGTTGTCCGATGCGCTGGAATCGCTGGTGAACATCGCCGCGGCAATCGTGGCAATCATCGCGCTGCGAGCCGCCAGCCGACCACCGGATCGGCGTCATCAGTTCGGCCACGGTAAAGCGGAATACTTCTCTGCCTTAGTCGAAGGTGGAATGATCTGTGTCGCAGCAACGCTCATCATTTTCTCGGCAGCAGAGCGGCTACGAGATCCGCAACCGCTGGAGGAAATCGGTCTAGGCATCTTCATCGCCATTGGCGCATCAGTGCTCAACGCGATCGTGGCAGTGATCTTGCTGCGGGTCGGTCGCAAGCAAAACAGCATGGCGTTACAGGCAGACGCCCACCACCTGTTCACTGACCTGTGGACCACCGGCGGTGTTGTGATCGGGGTCCTTGCGGTCGGCTTCACGGGTTGGAACGTACTCGACCCACTGATCGCGATTGCGGTGGCGATCAACATCATCATCGTCGGGGCCCGGCTGTTGCGTTCAAGCACCTCCAGCCTCATGGACCAAGCGCTACCGAGCAAAGATGTCGCCCAGATCACCGGAATAATTAGCAACTTCACTGGTGATCAGGTCTCGGTGCATGGGCTACAAACCCGACGGGCTGGTCGACAAGCATTTATTTCCATGCACGTGCTGGTGCCCGGCGACTGGGACGTGATGACCGGCCACGATGTCTGCCACCTGCTGGAGGAAACCATCCAAAACGCCATCCCGGGGGCTGAAGTCACCACTCACCTCGAACCGCTAGAAGATCCGCGAGCTTGGAACGACACTCACGAAGGACAACATCCCATCGAGTAG
- a CDS encoding alpha-ketoglutarate-dependent dioxygenase AlkB — translation MAPDEQLWQPTLGVAGGPTWRPLSQLQRTELNSGAWIDHLPGWLVGADELMSQLLQQVPWKTGSRRMYDHDVDVPRLTSHYRSFANVPAALVATAGERLSEHYARTGWEPFRSAGLCLYRTGEDSVAWHGDRFGRGASKDVLVAILSLGSQRRLALRARGGGESLSFPLSHGDLLVMGGSCQRSYDHCVPKTRHAHGPRISVQFRPSGVA, via the coding sequence ATGGCACCTGACGAGCAGCTGTGGCAGCCGACCTTGGGCGTGGCCGGGGGACCCACTTGGCGACCGCTGAGTCAGTTGCAGCGTACCGAGTTGAATTCGGGTGCCTGGATCGATCACCTGCCCGGCTGGCTGGTTGGGGCCGACGAGTTGATGAGTCAGCTACTTCAGCAGGTACCGTGGAAAACAGGTAGTCGGCGGATGTACGACCACGATGTTGATGTACCGCGACTGACGAGTCACTACCGATCTTTCGCCAACGTGCCAGCCGCCTTGGTGGCGACAGCAGGCGAACGGCTCTCTGAGCACTATGCCCGGACTGGCTGGGAACCCTTCCGCAGTGCTGGACTGTGTTTGTACCGCACTGGTGAGGACAGCGTGGCGTGGCACGGCGATCGATTTGGCCGGGGGGCCAGCAAGGACGTCTTGGTGGCGATTCTGTCGCTGGGTAGTCAACGACGGTTAGCATTGCGCGCTCGCGGGGGTGGCGAATCTTTGTCATTCCCACTCAGTCATGGCGATCTGTTGGTGATGGGGGGCAGTTGTCAACGCAGCTATGACCACTGCGTACCCAAGACTCGCCACGCCCACGGACCACGAATCAGTGTGCAGTTTCGACCGAGTGGGGTGGCCTGA
- a CDS encoding DUF3046 domain-containing protein: MRLTEFWRRMHLVFGEEYAESWARDVTLAELDSRSVTAALQAGVPAKQVWRAVCQHADVPSNLR, encoded by the coding sequence GTGAGACTCACCGAGTTTTGGCGCCGCATGCACCTGGTCTTCGGCGAAGAGTATGCCGAGTCGTGGGCGCGCGACGTCACGTTGGCGGAGCTGGACAGTCGCTCTGTTACCGCTGCGCTGCAGGCGGGGGTGCCAGCTAAACAGGTATGGCGAGCGGTCTGCCAGCACGCCGACGTGCCGTCGAACCTTCGCTAG